A single Lactuca sativa cultivar Salinas chromosome 8, Lsat_Salinas_v11, whole genome shotgun sequence DNA region contains:
- the LOC111886712 gene encoding protein PLANT CADMIUM RESISTANCE 7, whose amino-acid sequence MYSPKPPHLLAPPQGYGQPPYTTGVSASAQTSWSSGLCDCCVDIPNCCLTCWCPCIIFGQIAEIIDKGTTSCGVHGVRYALINVLTGCGCLYSCMYRTKLRRQQGLPEAPTNDCCVHFCCGPCALCQEYRELQCRGYDMSIGWKEGMNRQMHGVQIPPAAIGGMNR is encoded by the exons ATGTATTCTCCTAAGCCTCCACATCTCTTAGCCCCTCCACAAGGATATGGTCAACCACCATATACCACCGGCGTTTCAGCATCAGCTCAGACGTCCTGGTCAAGTGGACTGTGTGACTGTTGTGTTGATATCCCAAATT GTTGCTTAACATGTTGGTGCCCTTGTATTATTTTCGGACAAATAGCTGAGATTATAGACAAAGGAACAACTT CTTGTGGAGTACATGGTGTTCGGTATGCACTGATCAATGTCTTAACGGGTTGTGGATGCCTTTATTCTTGTATGTATCGAACTAAGTTGAGGCGTCAACAAGGATTGCCTGAAGCTCCAACCAATGATTGTTGTGTTCACTTCTGTTGTGGGCCATGCGCTTTGTGTCAAGAGTATCGTGAGCTCCAATGCCGTGGATATGACATGTCTATTG GATGGAAAGAAGGTATGAATAGGCAGATGCATGGAGTTCAAATTCCACCTGCGGCTATTGGGGGAATGAATCGTTAA
- the LOC111886716 gene encoding protein PLANT CADMIUM RESISTANCE 3, which yields MYSSHSQDYPPKQPSPPPSAPPQSYYQPPAPPQSNYQPPEYATGIPVAHKPINEKWSSSLCACCSDVPNCCLTCWCPCITFGQIAEIIDKGNTSCGVQGALYAIISTFTCCGCLYSCVFRSKMRSQYGLRETPCNDCLVHWCCEPCALCQEYRELKHRGFDISIGWQGNMERQNHGVQMPPMALGGMYR from the exons ATGTATTCTTCTCATTCCCAAGACTATCCCCCAAAACAACCATCGCCACCACCATCAGCTCCTCCACAATCATATTACCAACCACCGGCACCACCACAATCCAATTACCAACCACCGGAGTATGCCACAGGTATTCCGGTGGCTCATAAACCCATCAACGAGAAATGGTCCAGCAGCCTTTGTGCCTGTTGCTCCGATGTCCCCAACT GTTGCTTAACATGTTGGTGTCCATGCATTACTTTCGGACAAATAGCTGAGATCATTGACAAAGGGAACACTT CCTGTGGAGTACAAGGGGCTCTCTATGCAATAATCTCAACATTCACATGTTGTGGATGTTTGTATTCTTGTGTATTTCGGAGCAAGATGAGGAGCCAATATGGACTACGTGAGACTCCTTGCAACGATTGTCTTGTTCATTGGTGTTGTGAACCCTGTGCCTTGTGTCAAGAGTATCGTGAGCTTAAACATCGTGGATTTGACATATCTATTG GATGGCAAGGTAACATGGAGAGGCAAAATCATGGAGTACAAATGCCACCTATGGCTCTAGGTGGAATGTACCGTTAA